Proteins found in one Odontesthes bonariensis isolate fOdoBon6 chromosome 11, fOdoBon6.hap1, whole genome shotgun sequence genomic segment:
- the LOC142391540 gene encoding NGFI-A-binding protein 1-like yields MAAVLPRTLGELQLYRILQRANLLYYYEAFIQQGGDDVQQLCEAGEEEFLEIMALVGMASKPLHVRRLQKALRDWVTNPAIFNQPLTSLPVCSIPVYKLPEGSPTLLGAQDRANTASVKMPKAVAAACSDPAKLDVARDKVSAGSPLQGGSEARFWSGHSNDSEHSLSPSDLGSPSSPRDALEALDAAAVQSVLECVDRMAPGLPKTDLAEVKEQLKNNKKLAKMIGHIFEMSDDDPRREEEIRKYSAIYGRFDSKRRDGKHLTLHELTVNEAAAQLCMRDMALLTRRDELFGLARQISREVTYKYTYRTSKSRCGDRDEPSPKRIKTEENFFDIQEALQAIHMRQEMLREQLACAKSKGEETVGRNLQMQLERLLARQMEILQDAAVQERLQALDWRIPPAALKYLNDAQNTNGAAADASRDSQDDRPINLRVVSQSMQEGDLPLGKQLANELKRHHNHNHNHNHNTDETKTPATENGTSQRASSTADKKTIKSEPEDST; encoded by the exons ATGGCGGCGGTGTTGCCCAGGACCCTGGGGGAGCTGCAGCTCTACAGGATCCTGCAGCGGGCCAACCTGCTCTACTACTACGAGGCGTTCATCCAGCAGGGCGGCGACGACGTGCAGCAGCTGTGCGAGGCCGGCGAGGAGGAGTTCCTGGAGATCATGGCGCTCGTTGGCATGGCGAGCAAGCCGCTGCACGTGCGGCGCCTCCAGAAGGCGCTGCGCGACTGGGTCACCAACCCGGCCATCTTCAACCAGCCGCTCACCTCGCTGCCCGTCTGCAGCATCCCCGTCTACAAGCTCCCCGAAGGCTCGCCCACGCTGCTCGGCGCTCAGGACCGCGCCAACACCGCCAGCGTCAAGATGCCCAAAGCGGTCGCCGCGGCGTGCTCCGACCCGGCGAAGCTGGACGTGGCGAGGGACAAAGTGTCGGCCGGGTCGCCCCTGCAGGGCGGCAGCGAGGCTCGGTTCTGGTCGGGCCACAGCAACGACAGCGAGCACAGCCTGTCGCCGTCGGACCTCGGCTCGCCGTCCTCCCCCAGAGACGCGCTGGAGGCTCTGGACGCCGCGGCCGTGCAGTCGGTCCTGGAGTGCGTGGACAGGATGGCGCCCGGACTCCCCAAGACGGACCTGGCCGAGGTCAAAGAGCAGCTGAAGAACAACAAGAAACTGGCCAAGATGATCGGGCACATCTTCGAAATGAGCGACGACGACCCCCGACGGGAGGAGGAGATCAGGAAGTACAGCGCCATATATGGGCGGTTCGACTCCAAGAGGAGGGACGGCAAACACCTGACGCTGCACGAG CTGACGGTGAACGAGGCGGCGGCCCAGCTCTGTATGAGGGACATGGCTCTGCTGACACGCCGGGACGAGCTGTTCGGACTCGCCCGGCAGATTTCCAGGGAGGTCACCTACAAATACACCTACCGCACCAGCAA GTCTCGCTGTGGAGACAGAGACGAACCGTCCCCCAAAAGGATCAAAACGGAG GAGAACTTCTTCGACATCCAGGAGGCGCTGCAGGCCATCCACATGAGGCAGGAGATGCTGAGGGAGCAGCTGGCCTGCGCCAAGTCCAAAGGAGAGGAAACCGTCGGGCGCAACCTGCAG ATGCAGCTGGAGCGTCTGTTGGCGAGGCAGATGGAGATCCTGCAGGACGCCGCCGTCCAGGAGCGACTCCAGGCTCTGGACTGGAGGATCCCCCCCGCCGCCTTAAAGTACCTCAACGACGCCCAGAATACCAACGGAGCCGCCGCCGACGCCAGCAGAGACAGCCAAG ACGATCGACCAATCAACTTGCGGGTGGTCAGTCAGAGCATGCAGGAAGGTGACCTCCCTTTGGGCAAGCAGCTCGCCAACGAGCTGAAGCGCCATCACAATcacaaccacaaccacaaccacaacacagatgagaccaaaacaCCAGCAACAG AAAACGGGACATCACAGCGGGCGTCCAGCACCGCAGACAAGAAGACCATCAAATCAGAGCCAGAAGACTCCACATAG